The Mugil cephalus isolate CIBA_MC_2020 chromosome 11, CIBA_Mcephalus_1.1, whole genome shotgun sequence genome includes a window with the following:
- the nek10 gene encoding serine/threonine-protein kinase Nek10 isoform X1 has protein sequence MSNSVKKVKKGERLPQKSAGIQNKASHDLRRLLSLLDKSCPRQESLCLQVAALSHSKACGSGSSRSLQSPKDASRHRSESNFSNEASELEKFSTKYKDERCFSKHPLHKLFSDILTSLIKNRLCSEWIEHAPPQSVLGVLICLRLLIRDPHHQKILHQLKGIALLTKYMESVTASYISRGEQAFATQKLVTMTYMFQKLSAAGNQRVWVIESGAHMTLVKLLSTSDSSVLLGALLALTTLAESPECRREIGELPIAESLLVILQEYDLLSKRMSAELLRLLSLVQHVRAQVRELEGVPVLLSLLHGQHLKLLWSVAWILVQLCEDPETRVEIRSWGGVQQLLRLLDSDRQFVSDRSSIEILSSANAAGRIQREHTREKLSPQEEVDNAVSLQSACCAALTEMSLDDTSAHHIVQVRKSLYFTLNTLCKLTVVFSPQENGIYIISKLILPHKAGAKDTSLQLYAFRTLRFLFSVERNRHLFKRLFPADLFELFIDVGHYVRDLAAYEGLKTKVSFYTEEELDSLTESIKVLDQNRPPLRVISSYAILDHLGTGAFGSVFKVRKQSNQNLLALKEVNLHNPVFGKDKKSRDSNVEKIISELTIIKEQMTHPNIVKYYKTFLEGDKLYIVMELIEGVPLAEHFNSLKEKQQLFTEDRVWSLFIQMCLALRYLHKEKRIVHRDLSPNNIMLGEKDKVTITDFGLAKQKQENSKLTSVVGTILYSCPEVVKNEPYGEKADIWALGCILYQMSTLQPPFYSTNMLSLASKIVEAIYEPIEEGAFSERVTEMIRWCLSPDADQRPDIVAVSSRISDLMMRLMDGLYTSQNALERRAERDRQRAQKYFLERHRNRSQERSLVKTESLAPCSSSNHSEQRINEDDASDEDADPADAKNSSSASTGKHSVSASLKGLKSSPCVTPDHILSSGDFATTKTKPRPVSAGICVSQKKLRQIDDPIQRLLVQLHKIIYITQLPPVPHHDVKRRLIDRFKKSLFHFGSDPYDLKVELSKLLLASSELMEFSSATSDRWPLVHHFTGDLHSSDSTVDGNLKDGVTYVQMQAIIEELLEENSYYSSRVTEKRNNQEKK, from the exons ATGTCCAACTCagttaaaaaagtgaaaaaaggagaaagattGCCACAGAAATCAGCAGGAATCCAGAACAA gGCATCTCATGATCTCAGGAGGCTCCTCTCCTTGCTTGACAAAAGCTGCCCCAGACAagag tctttgtgtttgcaggtggCAGCGCTGAGTCACAGTAAAGCATGCGGCAGTGGATCCAGCAGATCTCTGCAGTCTCCAAAAGACGCCAGCCGACACAGGAGTGAGAGCAACTTCAGCAATGAAGCGTCTGAACTGGAGAAATTCAG CACAAAGTATAAAGACGAGAGATGTTTCAGTAAACACCCACTGCACAAACTGTTCTCTGACATTCTCACATCTTTGATCAAGAACCGACTGTgcag TGAATGGATTGAACATGCACCACCTCAGTCTGTCCTGGGAGTCCTTATCTGTCTGCGATTACTGATCCGAGATCCCCACCATCAG AAAATCCTCCATCAGCTCAAAGGCATCGCTTTACTCACCAAG TACATGGAATCCGTCACCGCCTCGTACATATCTCGTGGAGAGCAGGCGTTTGCTACTCAGAAACTGGTCACGATGACCT ACATGTTTCAGAAGCTGTCTGCCGCCGGAAATCAAAGGGTCTGGGTCATCGAGAGCGGCGCTCACATG ACGCTGGTGAAGCTCCTCTCCACATCGGACAGCAGCGTCCTGCTGGGAGCCCTCCTGGCTCTCACCACTTTGGCTGAGAG tccaGAATGCAGGAGGGAGATCGGTGAGCTGCCTATCGCGGAGAGTCTTCTTGTAATTCTGCAGGAATACGACCTGCTGTCAAAGAG GATGAGTGCTGAGCTGCTGAGGCTCCTGTCCCTGGTGCAGCATGTGAGGGCCCAGGTGAGGGAGCTGGAGGGCGTCCCGGTGCTGCTCAGCCTGCTCCACGGCCAACACCTGAAGCTGCTGTGGAGCGTCGCCTGGATCCTGGTGCAGCTCTGCGAGGATCCTGAGACCAGGGTGGAGATCCGGAGCTGGGGTGGAGTGCAGCAGCTCCTCCGGCTGCTCGACAG CGACAGACAGTTCGTCTCTGACCGCTCCTCCATCGAGATTCTCTCCAGCGCCAACGCCGCCGGTCGCATCCAGAGGGAGCACACAAGAGAGAAACTGAGtccacaggaggaggtggacaaCGCCGTCTCCCTGCAGTCAG CCTGCTGTGCAGCTCTGACCGAGATGAGTCTGGACGACACATCTGCTCACCACATCGTACAGGTAAGAAAAAGTCTTTACTTCACATTAAACACTTTGTGCAAATTAACTGTGGTTTTCTCTCCTCAGGAAAATGGCATCTATATAATCTCGAAGTTGATTTTACCACATAAAGCTGGAGCAAAGGACACTTCTCTGCAG TTGTACGCTTTCCGGACACTCAGATTTCTCTTCAGTGTGGAAAGAAACCGACATCTGTTCAAAAG ACTCTTTCCTGCAGACCTCTTTGAGCTGTTTATTGATGTCGGACATTATGTGCGGGACCTCGCAGCCTACGAGGGTCTGAAAACCAAGGTTTCGTTCTACACT gaggaagaactggacagtcTGACAGAAAGTATCAAGGTCCTGGACCAGAACCGACCTCCTCTTAGAGTGATCAGCAGTTACGCCATACTGGACCACCTGGGCACCGGCGCCTTCGGGAGCGTCTTTAAG GTCCGAAAGCAGAGCAACCAGAACCTCCTGGCTCTGAAGGAGGTGAACCTGCACAACCCGGTGTTTGGCAAAGACAAGAAGTCCAGAGACAGTAACGTGGAGAAAATCATCTCCGAGCTCACGATCATCAAAGAGCAG ATGACGCACCCGAACATCGTTAAATACTACAAGACATTTTTAGAAG GTGACAAGCTGTACATCGTGATGGAGCTGATCGAGGGGGTGCCGCTGGCCGAACACTTTAATTCTctgaaggagaagcagcagctgttcACTGAAGACAGAGTCTGGAGTTTATTCATTCAG ATGTGTCTGGCTTTGAGATACCTGCACAAAGAGAAGAGGATCGTCCACCGCGACCTGTCCCCGAACAACATCATGCTGGGGGAGAAGGACAAAGTCACCATCA CCGACTTCGGCCTCGCCAAGCAGAAGCAGGAGAACAGCAAGCTAACGTCAGTAGTCGGCACCATCCTTTACTCCTG TCCAGAGGTGGTGAAAAACGAGCCGTACGGAGAGAAAGCTGACATCTGGGCTCTGGGCTGCATCCTCTACCAGATGTCCACGTTACAGCCTCCGTTCTACAGCACCAACATGCTGTCGCTGGCCAGCAAG ATTGTGGAGGCCATCTACGAGCCGATCGAAGAAGGAGCCTTCTCAGAGAGAGTCACGGAGATGATCAGATG GTGTTTGAGTCCAGACGCAGACCAGCGGCCGGACATCGTGGCCGTCAGCTCCAGGATCTCTGACCTGATGATGAGGCTGATGGACGGCCTCTACACTTCCCAGAATGCACTGGAGCGGAGAGCGGAGAGAGACCGACAACGAGCTCAGAAGTACTTCCTCGAAAGGCACAGAAACCGGTCGCAG GAAAGATCCTTAGTGAAGACAGAATCTCTGGCCCCATGCTCTTCTTCAAACCACAGCGAGCAGAGAATCAATGAAG aTGATGCTTCAGATGAGGACGCTGATCCAGCTGATGCCAAAAACAGCAGTTCTGCCTCTACAGGAAAACACAGCG tTTCCGCTTCGTTAAAAGGCTTGAAGTCCAGCCCCTGTGTTACACCTGATCACATTTTATCCAG TGGGGACTTTGCGACTACGAAAACAAAACCAAGGCCAG TGTCAGCGGGGATCTGCGTTTCCCAGAAGAAGCTTCGACAGATTGACGATCCCATCCAGAGGCTCCTCGTTCAGCTGCACAAAATCATCTACATCACTCAG CTTCCACCAGTTCCTCATCACGACGTCAAGCGGCGCCTCATCGACAGATTCAAAAAGTCGCTCTTTCACTTTGGCAGCGACCCTTACGACCTGAAAGTGGAGCTCAGCAAG ctcctcctggcCTCTTCAGAGCTCATGGAGTTCAGTTCAGCGACTTCAGACCGGTGGCCGCTGGTTCATCACTTCACTGGAGACCTTCACAGCTCTGATAGCACAG TTGATGGGAATCTCAAAGATGGAGTCACATATGTGCAGATGCAG gCGATCATTGAGGAGCTTCTGGAGGAGAACAGCTACTacagcagcag gGTCACAGAGAAACGAAACAATCAAGAAAAGAAGTGA
- the nek10 gene encoding serine/threonine-protein kinase Nek10 isoform X3, with amino-acid sequence MSNSVKKVKKGERLPQKSAGIQNKASHDLRRLLSLLDKSCPRQESLCLQVAALSHSKACGSGSSRSLQSPKDASRHRSESNFSNEASELEKFSTKYKDERCFSKHPLHKLFSDILTSLIKNRLCSEWIEHAPPQSVLGVLICLRLLIRDPHHQKILHQLKGIALLTKYMESVTASYISRGEQAFATQKLVTMTYMFQKLSAAGNQRVWVIESGAHMTLVKLLSTSDSSVLLGALLALTTLAESPECRREIGELPIAESLLVILQEYDLLSKRMSAELLRLLSLVQHVRAQVRELEGVPVLLSLLHGQHLKLLWSVAWILVQLCEDPETRVEIRSWGGVQQLLRLLDSDRQFVSDRSSIEILSSANAAGRIQREHTREKLSPQEEVDNAVSLQSACCAALTEMSLDDTSAHHIVQENGIYIISKLILPHKAGAKDTSLQLYAFRTLRFLFSVERNRHLFKRLFPADLFELFIDVGHYVRDLAAYEGLKTKVSFYTEEELDSLTESIKVLDQNRPPLRVISSYAILDHLGTGAFGSVFKVRKQSNQNLLALKEVNLHNPVFGKDKKSRDSNVEKIISELTIIKEQMTHPNIVKYYKTFLEGDKLYIVMELIEGVPLAEHFNSLKEKQQLFTEDRVWSLFIQMCLALRYLHKEKRIVHRDLSPNNIMLGEKDKVTITDFGLAKQKQENSKLTSVVGTILYSCPEVVKNEPYGEKADIWALGCILYQMSTLQPPFYSTNMLSLASKIVEAIYEPIEEGAFSERVTEMIRWCLSPDADQRPDIVAVSSRISDLMMRLMDGLYTSQNALERRAERDRQRAQKYFLERHRNRSQERSLVKTESLAPCSSSNHSEQRINEDDASDEDADPADAKNSSSASTGKHSVSASLKGLKSSPCVTPDHILSSGDFATTKTKPRPVSAGICVSQKKLRQIDDPIQRLLVQLHKIIYITQLPPVPHHDVKRRLIDRFKKSLFHFGSDPYDLKVELSKLLLASSELMEFSSATSDRWPLVHHFTGDLHSSDSTVDGNLKDGVTYVQMQAIIEELLEENSYYSSRVTEKRNNQEKK; translated from the exons ATGTCCAACTCagttaaaaaagtgaaaaaaggagaaagattGCCACAGAAATCAGCAGGAATCCAGAACAA gGCATCTCATGATCTCAGGAGGCTCCTCTCCTTGCTTGACAAAAGCTGCCCCAGACAagag tctttgtgtttgcaggtggCAGCGCTGAGTCACAGTAAAGCATGCGGCAGTGGATCCAGCAGATCTCTGCAGTCTCCAAAAGACGCCAGCCGACACAGGAGTGAGAGCAACTTCAGCAATGAAGCGTCTGAACTGGAGAAATTCAG CACAAAGTATAAAGACGAGAGATGTTTCAGTAAACACCCACTGCACAAACTGTTCTCTGACATTCTCACATCTTTGATCAAGAACCGACTGTgcag TGAATGGATTGAACATGCACCACCTCAGTCTGTCCTGGGAGTCCTTATCTGTCTGCGATTACTGATCCGAGATCCCCACCATCAG AAAATCCTCCATCAGCTCAAAGGCATCGCTTTACTCACCAAG TACATGGAATCCGTCACCGCCTCGTACATATCTCGTGGAGAGCAGGCGTTTGCTACTCAGAAACTGGTCACGATGACCT ACATGTTTCAGAAGCTGTCTGCCGCCGGAAATCAAAGGGTCTGGGTCATCGAGAGCGGCGCTCACATG ACGCTGGTGAAGCTCCTCTCCACATCGGACAGCAGCGTCCTGCTGGGAGCCCTCCTGGCTCTCACCACTTTGGCTGAGAG tccaGAATGCAGGAGGGAGATCGGTGAGCTGCCTATCGCGGAGAGTCTTCTTGTAATTCTGCAGGAATACGACCTGCTGTCAAAGAG GATGAGTGCTGAGCTGCTGAGGCTCCTGTCCCTGGTGCAGCATGTGAGGGCCCAGGTGAGGGAGCTGGAGGGCGTCCCGGTGCTGCTCAGCCTGCTCCACGGCCAACACCTGAAGCTGCTGTGGAGCGTCGCCTGGATCCTGGTGCAGCTCTGCGAGGATCCTGAGACCAGGGTGGAGATCCGGAGCTGGGGTGGAGTGCAGCAGCTCCTCCGGCTGCTCGACAG CGACAGACAGTTCGTCTCTGACCGCTCCTCCATCGAGATTCTCTCCAGCGCCAACGCCGCCGGTCGCATCCAGAGGGAGCACACAAGAGAGAAACTGAGtccacaggaggaggtggacaaCGCCGTCTCCCTGCAGTCAG CCTGCTGTGCAGCTCTGACCGAGATGAGTCTGGACGACACATCTGCTCACCACATCGTACAG GAAAATGGCATCTATATAATCTCGAAGTTGATTTTACCACATAAAGCTGGAGCAAAGGACACTTCTCTGCAG TTGTACGCTTTCCGGACACTCAGATTTCTCTTCAGTGTGGAAAGAAACCGACATCTGTTCAAAAG ACTCTTTCCTGCAGACCTCTTTGAGCTGTTTATTGATGTCGGACATTATGTGCGGGACCTCGCAGCCTACGAGGGTCTGAAAACCAAGGTTTCGTTCTACACT gaggaagaactggacagtcTGACAGAAAGTATCAAGGTCCTGGACCAGAACCGACCTCCTCTTAGAGTGATCAGCAGTTACGCCATACTGGACCACCTGGGCACCGGCGCCTTCGGGAGCGTCTTTAAG GTCCGAAAGCAGAGCAACCAGAACCTCCTGGCTCTGAAGGAGGTGAACCTGCACAACCCGGTGTTTGGCAAAGACAAGAAGTCCAGAGACAGTAACGTGGAGAAAATCATCTCCGAGCTCACGATCATCAAAGAGCAG ATGACGCACCCGAACATCGTTAAATACTACAAGACATTTTTAGAAG GTGACAAGCTGTACATCGTGATGGAGCTGATCGAGGGGGTGCCGCTGGCCGAACACTTTAATTCTctgaaggagaagcagcagctgttcACTGAAGACAGAGTCTGGAGTTTATTCATTCAG ATGTGTCTGGCTTTGAGATACCTGCACAAAGAGAAGAGGATCGTCCACCGCGACCTGTCCCCGAACAACATCATGCTGGGGGAGAAGGACAAAGTCACCATCA CCGACTTCGGCCTCGCCAAGCAGAAGCAGGAGAACAGCAAGCTAACGTCAGTAGTCGGCACCATCCTTTACTCCTG TCCAGAGGTGGTGAAAAACGAGCCGTACGGAGAGAAAGCTGACATCTGGGCTCTGGGCTGCATCCTCTACCAGATGTCCACGTTACAGCCTCCGTTCTACAGCACCAACATGCTGTCGCTGGCCAGCAAG ATTGTGGAGGCCATCTACGAGCCGATCGAAGAAGGAGCCTTCTCAGAGAGAGTCACGGAGATGATCAGATG GTGTTTGAGTCCAGACGCAGACCAGCGGCCGGACATCGTGGCCGTCAGCTCCAGGATCTCTGACCTGATGATGAGGCTGATGGACGGCCTCTACACTTCCCAGAATGCACTGGAGCGGAGAGCGGAGAGAGACCGACAACGAGCTCAGAAGTACTTCCTCGAAAGGCACAGAAACCGGTCGCAG GAAAGATCCTTAGTGAAGACAGAATCTCTGGCCCCATGCTCTTCTTCAAACCACAGCGAGCAGAGAATCAATGAAG aTGATGCTTCAGATGAGGACGCTGATCCAGCTGATGCCAAAAACAGCAGTTCTGCCTCTACAGGAAAACACAGCG tTTCCGCTTCGTTAAAAGGCTTGAAGTCCAGCCCCTGTGTTACACCTGATCACATTTTATCCAG TGGGGACTTTGCGACTACGAAAACAAAACCAAGGCCAG TGTCAGCGGGGATCTGCGTTTCCCAGAAGAAGCTTCGACAGATTGACGATCCCATCCAGAGGCTCCTCGTTCAGCTGCACAAAATCATCTACATCACTCAG CTTCCACCAGTTCCTCATCACGACGTCAAGCGGCGCCTCATCGACAGATTCAAAAAGTCGCTCTTTCACTTTGGCAGCGACCCTTACGACCTGAAAGTGGAGCTCAGCAAG ctcctcctggcCTCTTCAGAGCTCATGGAGTTCAGTTCAGCGACTTCAGACCGGTGGCCGCTGGTTCATCACTTCACTGGAGACCTTCACAGCTCTGATAGCACAG TTGATGGGAATCTCAAAGATGGAGTCACATATGTGCAGATGCAG gCGATCATTGAGGAGCTTCTGGAGGAGAACAGCTACTacagcagcag gGTCACAGAGAAACGAAACAATCAAGAAAAGAAGTGA
- the nek10 gene encoding serine/threonine-protein kinase Nek10 isoform X2 — MSNSVKKVKKGERLPQKSAGIQNKASHDLRRLLSLLDKSCPRQEVAALSHSKACGSGSSRSLQSPKDASRHRSESNFSNEASELEKFSTKYKDERCFSKHPLHKLFSDILTSLIKNRLCSEWIEHAPPQSVLGVLICLRLLIRDPHHQKILHQLKGIALLTKYMESVTASYISRGEQAFATQKLVTMTYMFQKLSAAGNQRVWVIESGAHMTLVKLLSTSDSSVLLGALLALTTLAESPECRREIGELPIAESLLVILQEYDLLSKRMSAELLRLLSLVQHVRAQVRELEGVPVLLSLLHGQHLKLLWSVAWILVQLCEDPETRVEIRSWGGVQQLLRLLDSDRQFVSDRSSIEILSSANAAGRIQREHTREKLSPQEEVDNAVSLQSACCAALTEMSLDDTSAHHIVQVRKSLYFTLNTLCKLTVVFSPQENGIYIISKLILPHKAGAKDTSLQLYAFRTLRFLFSVERNRHLFKRLFPADLFELFIDVGHYVRDLAAYEGLKTKVSFYTEEELDSLTESIKVLDQNRPPLRVISSYAILDHLGTGAFGSVFKVRKQSNQNLLALKEVNLHNPVFGKDKKSRDSNVEKIISELTIIKEQMTHPNIVKYYKTFLEGDKLYIVMELIEGVPLAEHFNSLKEKQQLFTEDRVWSLFIQMCLALRYLHKEKRIVHRDLSPNNIMLGEKDKVTITDFGLAKQKQENSKLTSVVGTILYSCPEVVKNEPYGEKADIWALGCILYQMSTLQPPFYSTNMLSLASKIVEAIYEPIEEGAFSERVTEMIRWCLSPDADQRPDIVAVSSRISDLMMRLMDGLYTSQNALERRAERDRQRAQKYFLERHRNRSQERSLVKTESLAPCSSSNHSEQRINEDDASDEDADPADAKNSSSASTGKHSVSASLKGLKSSPCVTPDHILSSGDFATTKTKPRPVSAGICVSQKKLRQIDDPIQRLLVQLHKIIYITQLPPVPHHDVKRRLIDRFKKSLFHFGSDPYDLKVELSKLLLASSELMEFSSATSDRWPLVHHFTGDLHSSDSTVDGNLKDGVTYVQMQAIIEELLEENSYYSSRVTEKRNNQEKK; from the exons ATGTCCAACTCagttaaaaaagtgaaaaaaggagaaagattGCCACAGAAATCAGCAGGAATCCAGAACAA gGCATCTCATGATCTCAGGAGGCTCCTCTCCTTGCTTGACAAAAGCTGCCCCAGACAagag gtggCAGCGCTGAGTCACAGTAAAGCATGCGGCAGTGGATCCAGCAGATCTCTGCAGTCTCCAAAAGACGCCAGCCGACACAGGAGTGAGAGCAACTTCAGCAATGAAGCGTCTGAACTGGAGAAATTCAG CACAAAGTATAAAGACGAGAGATGTTTCAGTAAACACCCACTGCACAAACTGTTCTCTGACATTCTCACATCTTTGATCAAGAACCGACTGTgcag TGAATGGATTGAACATGCACCACCTCAGTCTGTCCTGGGAGTCCTTATCTGTCTGCGATTACTGATCCGAGATCCCCACCATCAG AAAATCCTCCATCAGCTCAAAGGCATCGCTTTACTCACCAAG TACATGGAATCCGTCACCGCCTCGTACATATCTCGTGGAGAGCAGGCGTTTGCTACTCAGAAACTGGTCACGATGACCT ACATGTTTCAGAAGCTGTCTGCCGCCGGAAATCAAAGGGTCTGGGTCATCGAGAGCGGCGCTCACATG ACGCTGGTGAAGCTCCTCTCCACATCGGACAGCAGCGTCCTGCTGGGAGCCCTCCTGGCTCTCACCACTTTGGCTGAGAG tccaGAATGCAGGAGGGAGATCGGTGAGCTGCCTATCGCGGAGAGTCTTCTTGTAATTCTGCAGGAATACGACCTGCTGTCAAAGAG GATGAGTGCTGAGCTGCTGAGGCTCCTGTCCCTGGTGCAGCATGTGAGGGCCCAGGTGAGGGAGCTGGAGGGCGTCCCGGTGCTGCTCAGCCTGCTCCACGGCCAACACCTGAAGCTGCTGTGGAGCGTCGCCTGGATCCTGGTGCAGCTCTGCGAGGATCCTGAGACCAGGGTGGAGATCCGGAGCTGGGGTGGAGTGCAGCAGCTCCTCCGGCTGCTCGACAG CGACAGACAGTTCGTCTCTGACCGCTCCTCCATCGAGATTCTCTCCAGCGCCAACGCCGCCGGTCGCATCCAGAGGGAGCACACAAGAGAGAAACTGAGtccacaggaggaggtggacaaCGCCGTCTCCCTGCAGTCAG CCTGCTGTGCAGCTCTGACCGAGATGAGTCTGGACGACACATCTGCTCACCACATCGTACAGGTAAGAAAAAGTCTTTACTTCACATTAAACACTTTGTGCAAATTAACTGTGGTTTTCTCTCCTCAGGAAAATGGCATCTATATAATCTCGAAGTTGATTTTACCACATAAAGCTGGAGCAAAGGACACTTCTCTGCAG TTGTACGCTTTCCGGACACTCAGATTTCTCTTCAGTGTGGAAAGAAACCGACATCTGTTCAAAAG ACTCTTTCCTGCAGACCTCTTTGAGCTGTTTATTGATGTCGGACATTATGTGCGGGACCTCGCAGCCTACGAGGGTCTGAAAACCAAGGTTTCGTTCTACACT gaggaagaactggacagtcTGACAGAAAGTATCAAGGTCCTGGACCAGAACCGACCTCCTCTTAGAGTGATCAGCAGTTACGCCATACTGGACCACCTGGGCACCGGCGCCTTCGGGAGCGTCTTTAAG GTCCGAAAGCAGAGCAACCAGAACCTCCTGGCTCTGAAGGAGGTGAACCTGCACAACCCGGTGTTTGGCAAAGACAAGAAGTCCAGAGACAGTAACGTGGAGAAAATCATCTCCGAGCTCACGATCATCAAAGAGCAG ATGACGCACCCGAACATCGTTAAATACTACAAGACATTTTTAGAAG GTGACAAGCTGTACATCGTGATGGAGCTGATCGAGGGGGTGCCGCTGGCCGAACACTTTAATTCTctgaaggagaagcagcagctgttcACTGAAGACAGAGTCTGGAGTTTATTCATTCAG ATGTGTCTGGCTTTGAGATACCTGCACAAAGAGAAGAGGATCGTCCACCGCGACCTGTCCCCGAACAACATCATGCTGGGGGAGAAGGACAAAGTCACCATCA CCGACTTCGGCCTCGCCAAGCAGAAGCAGGAGAACAGCAAGCTAACGTCAGTAGTCGGCACCATCCTTTACTCCTG TCCAGAGGTGGTGAAAAACGAGCCGTACGGAGAGAAAGCTGACATCTGGGCTCTGGGCTGCATCCTCTACCAGATGTCCACGTTACAGCCTCCGTTCTACAGCACCAACATGCTGTCGCTGGCCAGCAAG ATTGTGGAGGCCATCTACGAGCCGATCGAAGAAGGAGCCTTCTCAGAGAGAGTCACGGAGATGATCAGATG GTGTTTGAGTCCAGACGCAGACCAGCGGCCGGACATCGTGGCCGTCAGCTCCAGGATCTCTGACCTGATGATGAGGCTGATGGACGGCCTCTACACTTCCCAGAATGCACTGGAGCGGAGAGCGGAGAGAGACCGACAACGAGCTCAGAAGTACTTCCTCGAAAGGCACAGAAACCGGTCGCAG GAAAGATCCTTAGTGAAGACAGAATCTCTGGCCCCATGCTCTTCTTCAAACCACAGCGAGCAGAGAATCAATGAAG aTGATGCTTCAGATGAGGACGCTGATCCAGCTGATGCCAAAAACAGCAGTTCTGCCTCTACAGGAAAACACAGCG tTTCCGCTTCGTTAAAAGGCTTGAAGTCCAGCCCCTGTGTTACACCTGATCACATTTTATCCAG TGGGGACTTTGCGACTACGAAAACAAAACCAAGGCCAG TGTCAGCGGGGATCTGCGTTTCCCAGAAGAAGCTTCGACAGATTGACGATCCCATCCAGAGGCTCCTCGTTCAGCTGCACAAAATCATCTACATCACTCAG CTTCCACCAGTTCCTCATCACGACGTCAAGCGGCGCCTCATCGACAGATTCAAAAAGTCGCTCTTTCACTTTGGCAGCGACCCTTACGACCTGAAAGTGGAGCTCAGCAAG ctcctcctggcCTCTTCAGAGCTCATGGAGTTCAGTTCAGCGACTTCAGACCGGTGGCCGCTGGTTCATCACTTCACTGGAGACCTTCACAGCTCTGATAGCACAG TTGATGGGAATCTCAAAGATGGAGTCACATATGTGCAGATGCAG gCGATCATTGAGGAGCTTCTGGAGGAGAACAGCTACTacagcagcag gGTCACAGAGAAACGAAACAATCAAGAAAAGAAGTGA